A single region of the Pontibacter kalidii genome encodes:
- a CDS encoding cytochrome c oxidase subunit II: MITFAIGLSILLLLVILFLLFRIGTLTSIFRGSSERAAGTTHVSNRVNGTLLLLFLVLGGAAFAWSFADAWDEMNLPLGSLHGEWTDNLFWTTMIIIGIVFVITQVLLFLYSYKYQHKDDKRAYYYPHNNKLEIVWTMIPAVVMAVLVFGGWQTWTKITSAAPEDAVVVEIVGKQFNWLVRYPGADGKLGVAKTTLIDATNEIGVDFSDPNAQDDIINPLQIHVPKGKPVLLKIRSRDVIHSVFMPHFRLKMDAVPGMPTKFWFVPTKTTNEMANETGNPDFKYELACTEICGRGHFAMRFVIVVDEPEEYEAWLASQKPFVEQNPQVLAKFQKESATEFVAEAKAEVE, from the coding sequence ATGATTACTTTCGCCATTGGTTTATCCATTCTTCTATTACTGGTCATCCTGTTCCTGCTTTTCAGGATCGGCACGCTGACGTCAATCTTCCGGGGTTCTTCAGAGCGTGCTGCCGGTACTACTCATGTTAGCAACCGTGTAAACGGAACACTGCTACTGCTCTTCCTGGTACTGGGCGGAGCGGCTTTTGCCTGGTCTTTTGCGGATGCATGGGATGAGATGAACCTGCCGCTAGGCTCGCTGCACGGGGAGTGGACAGACAACCTGTTCTGGACAACGATGATCATCATCGGAATCGTGTTTGTGATCACGCAGGTTCTGCTGTTCCTCTATTCCTATAAGTATCAGCACAAAGATGATAAGCGGGCATACTACTACCCCCACAACAACAAGCTGGAGATTGTCTGGACGATGATTCCTGCTGTGGTGATGGCGGTGCTTGTATTCGGTGGCTGGCAAACCTGGACCAAGATCACTAGTGCTGCCCCAGAGGATGCCGTGGTAGTGGAGATTGTCGGTAAGCAGTTTAACTGGCTGGTGCGTTACCCAGGAGCTGATGGCAAGCTTGGCGTTGCCAAAACCACGCTCATCGACGCAACAAATGAGATTGGTGTTGACTTCAGTGATCCAAACGCGCAGGACGACATCATCAACCCGCTTCAGATCCATGTGCCTAAGGGCAAGCCGGTGCTACTGAAGATCAGATCCAGAGATGTGATCCACAGTGTGTTCATGCCGCATTTTCGCCTAAAGATGGACGCTGTGCCAGGTATGCCTACGAAGTTCTGGTTTGTTCCGACAAAGACTACGAACGAAATGGCTAACGAGACCGGAAACCCAGACTTCAAGTATGAGTTAGCTTGTACGGAAATTTGCGGAAGAGGCCACTTCGCCATGCGCTTTGTAATCGTGGTCGATGAACCAGAGGAGTATGAGGCCTGGTTAGCTAGCCAAAAGCCGTTTGTGGA